Genomic DNA from Pseudomonas fluorescens:
AGCGCTTCTGGCGCAGTTTTCCGATCTTTCGCGCTTGGCGGACGGTGCTGAGCTGGTGGGGAAGTTCATCCAGGGCGTAGCGCGGCTCAGTGGCTGTGAACTCGTGCAGTTGTACCTGCTCGATGTCACTCGCACCCGCCTGGAAATGAATACCGAGAGCCTGGATGGCCAGTTGCAATTTCGTGACCCGCAAAACCTGCCTTCCGACTACCACGCTGAGCAATTGTTGCAGTTTTCCCTGTGCCAGAACCGTGTGGTGTGCCTCGATGCGTTAAGCGACAGCGTGCACGAAACCGGTTTCCTGCCGCCGCGGGCCACACCCTGGCAGTCGCTGCTTTGCGTTCCCCTGGGCAATCCGCAGGATGGGGTCGGAGGCTTGTTGCTATGCGCCAGCAATCAGCACCTCGACCTGCAAGGGATCGCTGAGTCCCTGAGACATCTTGGAACCTTCGCGCTTGGCCAGATGCATCTGTTACAGCGCCTGCGCGGTCCTGTCGACGAGTCGGTACGTGATACCACAAGCCTGCCGAGTGCCATCAGTTACGGCCTGATTGGTAAGAGCATGGCCATGCGCAAGACCTGCTCATTGCTCAGTAAAGTACTGAACAGCCCCTACACCGTCCTGCTGCGGGGTGAAACCGGTACCGGCAAGGAGGTGGTGGCCCGGGTCCTCCACGATTACGGCCCGCGTCGATCCAGGGCATTTATCGTGCAGAACTGTGCAGCGGTCCCCGAGAACTTGCTGGAGAGTGAGCTTTTCGGCTATCGCAAGGGGGCGTTCACCGGTGCCGACCGGGACCGAGCCGGGCTGTTCGATGCGGCCAACGGCGGCACGCTGCTGCTCGATGAAATCGGCGATATGCCGTTATCCCTGCAGGCCAAGTTGTTGCGAGTGTTGCAGGAAGGCGAAATCCGGCCGTTGGGGTCCAACGTCACTCACCATGTCGACGTGCGCATCATTGCCGCCACCCACCGCGACCTGAAGCAACTGATGGAGGAAGGCAAGTTCCGCGAAGACCTGTATTACCGTCTTGCGCAGTTTCCAATTCCGCTACCGGCGTTGCGCCAGCGCGACGGCGACATCATTGAGCTGGCGCGGCATTTTGCCGACAAGGCTTGCACACTCCTGCAGCGTGATCCGGTGCGCTGGTCAGACGCTGCGCTCGATCACCTGGCCGCCTACGACTTCCCAGGAAACGTCCGTGAACTCAAGAGCATCGTAGAAAGGGCCGTGCTCTTGTGCGAGGGCGGCGAACTGTTTGTCGAGCATTTTGCGCTACACATCCAGACCCCAGCCGAACGGGGCCGCGTGAGCCTACGTGAAAGGATGGAGCAGATCGAACGTGGCCTGCTGATCGATGGCCTGCGTGAGAGTTCAGGCAACAAGGCACGTGCCGCCCGTGAACTTGGCTTGCCGCTACGCACGCTGATCTATCGCCTTACGCGGCTGAACGTTCAGCGTAGTGATTTCAATGATTGATCCTTGCCTTGTTCGTAGCCATTCCAGCCCGGTCCTTTCATTTCTGGAGAAATTTGGATGCCTGTTTTCCCCTGGCGAGCCGTCCTGCTGACGCTCTTCGTGTCATTTGTCCTCGGCGGTTGTAGTGGCAACTACAAATTCAACGACAGTGATTATCGCCCCCTGGGTGATCCACAGGCGGTCAATCGCGGTAAGTGATCCAAGGAGCCTTAAATAGATGGATCTTGTTTTCGAAATGCTGAACGCCAACCAGTTCGTCCCTGTACGGCTGTTTCACAAGACCTTCGGACCGGCCGGCGGAGTGATCGGTCGGGGCGAGGGTTGCCATTGGATGATCCCTGACCGCGACCGCCTGCTGTCCAAGTGTCACGCGCAGGTCAGCTTCCGTGAGGGTGCGTTTTTCCTGACCGATACCAGTGGCAACGGTACGACCCACCGCGAAAGCGGCGTACGCCTGCCCAAGGGCGAACCGGTACGGATACAGGACGGAGACGCCTACATCATGGGCGAATTCGAGGTCCTGGCGCGGCTGGTGGTCGGGCCGTCGAACAGCGTTGCCGAAGCCGGTTGCTCAACGCCGGTCGACAGTCTCATTCCGGACGATGCCTTTCTGGAACTCGACCCGCTGAAAACACTGGACCAACAGGAGCGGGTCCTGCTGGACATCGATGAGTTGATCAATCCCACTGCCGTACCACCAGACGCCCTTGGGCGCCCAGATTATGCACGTATCGACACGGAAAGCCTGCTGGTGCCGGAGTTGGTCGAAGAGCTCGTTGAATCAAGGCCTGCGCCCATCCCGCCCGCCAACGCTGTCGATCACCCGCGCGAAGATTTTTGGGAGCGCTTCGCTATTGCCCTGGGCGTGGATCACGACAGCCTTGATAGGGAGGCCCGCGAAACCCTGGCGATCAACGCCGCGCTGCTGCTCAAGCAGAGCATCCATGGTTTGCAGCAGAGCTTGCGCACTCGCTCGGAGTTGAAAGGCGAACTGTGCCTGGCCCAGACCTATGAAGAACAGGTTCGTCTGATTGCCAGCCTGCAA
This window encodes:
- a CDS encoding sigma-54 interaction domain-containing protein, whose protein sequence is MFKKLSQPLDYAEALLAQFSDLSRLADGAELVGKFIQGVARLSGCELVQLYLLDVTRTRLEMNTESLDGQLQFRDPQNLPSDYHAEQLLQFSLCQNRVVCLDALSDSVHETGFLPPRATPWQSLLCVPLGNPQDGVGGLLLCASNQHLDLQGIAESLRHLGTFALGQMHLLQRLRGPVDESVRDTTSLPSAISYGLIGKSMAMRKTCSLLSKVLNSPYTVLLRGETGTGKEVVARVLHDYGPRRSRAFIVQNCAAVPENLLESELFGYRKGAFTGADRDRAGLFDAANGGTLLLDEIGDMPLSLQAKLLRVLQEGEIRPLGSNVTHHVDVRIIAATHRDLKQLMEEGKFREDLYYRLAQFPIPLPALRQRDGDIIELARHFADKACTLLQRDPVRWSDAALDHLAAYDFPGNVRELKSIVERAVLLCEGGELFVEHFALHIQTPAERGRVSLRERMEQIERGLLIDGLRESSGNKARAARELGLPLRTLIYRLTRLNVQRSDFND
- the tagH gene encoding type VI secretion system-associated FHA domain protein TagH, which codes for MDLVFEMLNANQFVPVRLFHKTFGPAGGVIGRGEGCHWMIPDRDRLLSKCHAQVSFREGAFFLTDTSGNGTTHRESGVRLPKGEPVRIQDGDAYIMGEFEVLARLVVGPSNSVAEAGCSTPVDSLIPDDAFLELDPLKTLDQQERVLLDIDELINPTAVPPDALGRPDYARIDTESLLVPELVEELVESRPAPIPPANAVDHPREDFWERFAIALGVDHDSLDREARETLAINAALLLKQSIHGLQQSLRTRSELKGELCLAQTYEEQVRLIASLQIDHHG